The stretch of DNA CCTCGTCGACCGGCCAGAATGGAGATCCGGCCATCGACGAGGCCATGAGGATCAGGCCAGCGGCTGAAAGCAGCAACCCGAGCACAGCACTTCCCGAAAGCCAAGGCCGCAGAGCGATTGCATCCTCGCGCTCGCCGAGCCGAAGGCCATAGAGGCTGAACGCCGACAGGCCGAACAGCACCGCCAGGACGAGGTATAACGCCAAGCGGATGGCGACGGTCGGCCAGTCAATCATCCGCTCACTTCACCGTGAAGGTGTAGCTGCCAGTGATTTTGTGCGTGTCGCCGGAAACGACCTGCCAGTCGACGTTGTAACGCCCACGCGGGAGACGCTGCTTCGGGATGATCGTGAGCGTACGCCCGTCGGAGCCGACCGCGGCGCTGCTCGGCATCTTCATGGCCGCCATGCCAGGCATCGCGGCCATGATCAGTTCGGCCTTGGAGAAAGCAGGCACGAGTTTCTCGCTGAACTGGAGGCTGATCTTCTCCGGGGTCGCGACCGCCGCGTTGGCGGCGGGGCTGGCGGACACCAGCTTCGGGTGCGCGTTTGCCACGCCGCCTGCGAAGAACAAGGCGGCGGCAGCAGTCGTGATGAACAAGCGACGCATGCGGGTAATCTCCATTTCCGTTGAGTTCACCTGTATTACGCAGCAGGACGGGTCACCCCTCACGATCTTTTTTCGTGCCGCCGCACCCTCTTGATGAGGGGGAAGCGGCATCGGCACGTATTCACAAGGGAGTACAAAGCGCTTTCTACCTGCGCCTACCGCCCGAATGAGTAGGGCCGCGGGCCCGCCGGGCGCATGCGCGGGGTAATGATGAGGTTGCGGTTGACCAATCAAGGCTGGACTGGCGATCCCGAGGAGGTCATCGACTGTCTGATTGTGGGCGGCGGTCCCGCTGGCCTCACGACCGCGATCTATCTTTCCCGCTTTCTCAGGAGCTGCGTCGTTTACGACGCGGCGGCGGGGCGCGCCGCCTCCATCCCGCGCTCGCACAACCTCCCAGGATTTCCCGGCGGCATTTCCGGCGTCACGTTTCTTGCGCGCCTGCAGGCTCAGCTGCATGAATATGGCGGTACGGTCCAGAGCGGTGAGATCGACGCGATCGTCGCATCAGGCGATCACTTCTCGGCAAGTTGCGGACCGAACGTCCTGTACGCGCGGACCGTCGTGCTCGCGACGGGTGTCGTCAATCGACGTCCCGAGATGCCCGATGCGATGCATGACATCGGCGTCGCGCGTGGCCTTCTCCGCTACTGCCCGATTTGCGATGGTTATGAGGCTCGGCGGATGAGCGTGGCGGTGCTCGGCTGCGACCGCCATGGCGCTGAAGAAGCCGAATTCCTGCGCGCTTATGGTGCCAAGGTCACGCTTCTCGCCGAACGGTCGCTCGACCTCGCACCGACCGAATTTGCCAGGCTGACCCAGCAGGGCGTCGATGTCGCGCCCTCGCCTGTCGAGCAGCTGCGTCTTGGCGATTGTGTCGAGGTTCGATTGGCCAATGGCCTGGAGCTACAATTCGACACGCTTTACCCTGCGCTCGGCTCATCGCCTCGAACAGGGCTTGCCACTTCGCTGGGCGCGAAGCTCGCGGCAACGGGATGCGTGCTGACCGACGCCCACCAACAAACCTCGGTTGCCGGCCTCTACGCGGTTGGTGACGTTGTGGAAGGGCTCGATCAGATCAGCGTCGCGACCGGACAAGCAGCGGTCGCTGCGACCGCAATCCATAACCTGTTGCGCGACCGCGACAGCGGATTGGCATCCGCCATGGCCGGGCTGTGGCCGGCTCAGGGCCTACCGCCGACC from Sphingobium sp. WTD-1 encodes:
- the copC gene encoding copper homeostasis periplasmic binding protein CopC — translated: MRRLFITTAAAALFFAGGVANAHPKLVSASPAANAAVATPEKISLQFSEKLVPAFSKAELIMAAMPGMAAMKMPSSAAVGSDGRTLTIIPKQRLPRGRYNVDWQVVSGDTHKITGSYTFTVK
- a CDS encoding NAD(P)/FAD-dependent oxidoreductase produces the protein MMRLRLTNQGWTGDPEEVIDCLIVGGGPAGLTTAIYLSRFLRSCVVYDAAAGRAASIPRSHNLPGFPGGISGVTFLARLQAQLHEYGGTVQSGEIDAIVASGDHFSASCGPNVLYARTVVLATGVVNRRPEMPDAMHDIGVARGLLRYCPICDGYEARRMSVAVLGCDRHGAEEAEFLRAYGAKVTLLAERSLDLAPTEFARLTQQGVDVAPSPVEQLRLGDCVEVRLANGLELQFDTLYPALGSSPRTGLATSLGAKLAATGCVLTDAHQQTSVAGLYAVGDVVEGLDQISVATGQAAVAATAIHNLLRDRDSGLASAMAGLWPAQGLPPT